One genomic segment of Tachyglossus aculeatus isolate mTacAcu1 chromosome 17, mTacAcu1.pri, whole genome shotgun sequence includes these proteins:
- the TMEM127 gene encoding transmembrane protein 127, with protein MYAPGGAGLPAGRRRRGQGGGGGGTVPKQPERSLASALPGALSITALCTALAEPAWLHIHGGTCSRQELGVADVLGSVDPDLLREFCMNPQTVLLLRVIAAFCFLGILCSLSAFLLDVFGPKHPALKITRRYAFAHILTVLQCATVIGFCYWASELILAQQQQHKKYHGSQVYVTFAVSFYLVAGAGGASILATAANLLRHYPTEEEEQALELLSEMEENEPYPAEYEVINQFQPPPAYTP; from the exons ATGTACGCCCCGGGAGGAGCGGGGCTGCCCGCCGGGCGCCGGCGGAGAGggcagggcggcggcggcggcggcacggTGCCCAAGCAGCCCGAGCGCAGCCTGGCATCGGCGCTACCGGGGGCACTGTCCATCACGGCCCTCTGCACCGCCTTGGCCGAGCCCGCCTGGCTGCACATCCACGGGGGCACCTGCTCCCGCCAGGAGCTGGGGGTGGCCGACGTGCTGGGCTCCGTCGACCCGGACCTGCTCAGAG AGTTCTGCATGAACCCCCAGACGGTGCTCCTCCTGCGGGTTATCGCTGCTTTCTGCTTCCTGGGGATCCTGTGCAGCCTCTCCGCCTTCCTCCTGGATGTCTTCGGGCCCAAGCACCCGGCCCTAAAGATCACCCGCCGCTACGccttcgcccacatcctgacAG TCCTGCAGTGTGCCACGGTGATCGGCTTCTGTTACTGGGCCTCCGAGCTGATCctggcccagcagcagcagcacaagaAGTACCACGGCTCCCAGGTGTACGTCACCTTCGCCGTCAGCTTCTACCTCGtggcgggggccggcggggcctcCATCCTGGCCACGGCGGCCAACCTCCTGCGCCACTATcccacggaggaggaggagcaggcccTGGAGCTGCTGTCCGAGATGGAGGAGAACGAGCCGTACCCGGCCGAGTACGAAGTCATCAACCAGTTCCAGCCCCCGCCCGCCTACACGCCGTAG